In Hominilimicola fabiformis, the following proteins share a genomic window:
- a CDS encoding transposase yields MNSRKNNRLEFYDYSQNGAYFVTICAKDKQKIFWNNQQCSVGAVSGRPQDKLNHLGLIVKIGIEKIPLYYQNITVDKYVIMPNHVHLIIRIDNNDINGRPMTAPTLSQIVNQFKGYCSKQIGHPVWQKSFHDHIIRNQADYNRIWEYVDTNAIKWESDCYYN; encoded by the coding sequence ATGAATAGCCGTAAAAATAATAGGTTGGAATTTTATGATTATTCACAAAACGGTGCGTATTTTGTGACTATATGCGCGAAAGACAAACAAAAAATATTTTGGAATAATCAACAATGTTCCGTAGGGGCGGTCAGCGGCCGCCCGCAAGACAAATTAAATCATTTAGGTTTGATTGTTAAAATCGGTATTGAAAAAATTCCATTGTATTATCAAAATATAACGGTTGACAAATACGTCATTATGCCGAATCATGTGCATTTGATAATACGCATAGATAACAATGATATTAACGGGCGGCCAATGACCGCCCCTACTCTCTCGCAAATAGTCAATCAATTTAAAGGGTATTGTTCAAAACAAATTGGACACCCTGTATGGCAAAAGTCATTTCACGACCATATAATCCGAAATCAAGCGGATTACAATCGCATATGGGAGTATGTAGACACAAACGCAATAAAGTGGGAATCGGACTGCTATTACAACTAA
- a CDS encoding 6-phosphofructokinase — MNGNVIVGQSGGPTSVINSSLVGVFQGAKRAGCGKIYGMRNGLEGLLQERYVELNDCIKNDLDIEILKRTPSSFLGTCRYKLPHYEKDSAVYEKLFAILKKLDIKHFFYIGGNDSMDTIKKLAEYASKINSDITFMGVPKTIDNDLDKTDHTPGYGSAAKYVASAMKEIILDTDTYTTDSITIVEIMGRNAGWLTASAALARTEDCTGPDLIYLPETPFSYDKFVSDILEVKKHKSSAIIALSEGIRNADGQYICETQKGDMKLDVFGHKMLGETALFLSDMVGKDTGMKSRGIVFSTLQRCASHIVSRRDITEAYDAGATAVAAALAGETGKMVIFKRISNDPYKVFTETHDIGDIANVEKTVPKEWITQNGTYVSQEFIDYARPLIIGELTPFMVDGLPRHLTIE, encoded by the coding sequence ATGAACGGTAATGTAATTGTAGGACAATCGGGCGGACCGACATCTGTAATCAATTCAAGTCTTGTCGGAGTTTTTCAAGGTGCTAAGCGTGCCGGCTGCGGTAAGATTTACGGTATGCGAAACGGTCTTGAGGGACTTTTGCAGGAGAGATATGTCGAACTTAACGACTGTATTAAAAACGATCTTGATATTGAAATTTTAAAACGCACTCCTTCATCATTTCTCGGCACTTGCCGTTACAAGCTGCCACATTATGAAAAAGACAGTGCCGTATACGAAAAACTTTTTGCGATACTTAAAAAGCTTGATATTAAGCACTTCTTCTATATCGGCGGCAACGATTCTATGGATACGATAAAAAAGCTTGCCGAATACGCAAGCAAGATAAACAGCGATATTACATTTATGGGCGTGCCGAAAACAATCGACAACGACCTTGACAAAACCGACCATACACCGGGTTACGGAAGTGCGGCAAAATACGTTGCGTCCGCAATGAAAGAAATCATTCTTGACACTGACACTTACACGACCGACTCAATCACAATAGTCGAAATTATGGGCAGAAATGCAGGTTGGCTTACCGCCTCGGCGGCGCTTGCAAGAACGGAAGACTGTACAGGTCCCGACCTTATTTATCTTCCCGAAACACCTTTCAGCTACGATAAATTTGTAAGCGATATTTTAGAGGTTAAAAAGCATAAGTCGTCTGCTATTATCGCATTGTCGGAAGGTATACGAAACGCCGACGGTCAATATATATGCGAAACACAAAAGGGCGATATGAAACTTGACGTATTCGGTCACAAAATGCTTGGCGAAACCGCACTTTTCCTTTCTGATATGGTTGGTAAAGATACCGGTATGAAGTCAAGAGGTATCGTGTTCTCAACACTTCAAAGATGTGCGTCACATATCGTTTCAAGACGCGATATAACAGAGGCATACGACGCAGGTGCAACAGCCGTTGCGGCGGCGCTTGCAGGCGAAACGGGTAAAATGGTTATATTTAAACGTATATCAAATGATCCGTATAAAGTGTTTACCGAAACTCACGACATCGGCGATATTGCAAATGTAGAAAAGACTGTGCCTAAGGAATGGATTACCCAAAACGGCACCTATGTTTCACAAGAATTTATAGACTACGCACGTCCGCTTATTATCGGCGAACTTACACCGTTTATGGTTGACGGTCTGCCACGTCATTTGACCATAGAATAA
- the purM gene encoding phosphoribosylformylglycinamidine cyclo-ligase, producing MSENAYKQAGVDVEAGYESVRLIKDDVKKTAIEGVLGGIGGFGGLFEMPKNYENPVLVSGTDGVGTKIRVAFLMDKHDTIGQDCVAMCVNDIACSGAKPLFFLDYIAIGKNVPEKVAQIVKGVADGCVLSGCALVGGETAEHPGMMPEDEYDVAGFSVGVVEKSKITDGKNAKAGNVLIGIASSGVHSNGYSLVRKVFGLNDDNAKETLNTYSNELGKTIGEELLTPTRIYVKPLLKLIDEVGINTVSHITGGGFIENVPRMLPDGLKAVIKKGSWEVLPIFNLMQKKADIPERDMYNTFNMGIGMIVAVDADKAEKAVKCLEDAGEKAYIIGELVDGEKGVEIVGNNEVIS from the coding sequence ATGAGTGAAAATGCGTACAAACAAGCAGGTGTAGACGTTGAGGCGGGCTACGAATCAGTAAGACTAATCAAGGACGACGTTAAAAAGACAGCGATTGAGGGCGTACTTGGCGGAATCGGCGGCTTCGGCGGACTTTTTGAAATGCCGAAAAACTACGAAAATCCTGTACTTGTTTCGGGTACTGACGGTGTAGGTACAAAAATCAGAGTTGCTTTCCTTATGGACAAGCATGATACTATCGGTCAAGACTGCGTTGCAATGTGTGTAAACGACATTGCTTGTTCGGGTGCAAAGCCGTTGTTCTTCCTTGACTATATCGCAATCGGTAAGAATGTTCCGGAAAAGGTTGCACAAATCGTTAAAGGCGTTGCGGACGGCTGTGTTTTGTCGGGTTGCGCGCTTGTAGGCGGTGAAACTGCAGAACATCCGGGAATGATGCCGGAAGATGAATATGACGTTGCAGGATTTAGCGTTGGTGTTGTTGAAAAGAGCAAAATCACTGACGGTAAAAATGCAAAAGCAGGTAACGTGCTTATCGGTATCGCATCAAGCGGTGTTCACTCAAACGGCTATTCACTTGTAAGAAAAGTTTTCGGTCTTAATGACGATAACGCAAAGGAAACTCTTAATACATATTCAAACGAACTTGGCAAGACAATCGGTGAGGAACTTTTGACACCGACAAGAATTTACGTTAAACCGCTTCTAAAGCTTATTGACGAAGTAGGTATTAATACCGTTTCTCATATCACAGGCGGCGGATTTATCGAAAATGTTCCTAGAATGTTGCCTGATGGTTTGAAAGCCGTTATCAAAAAGGGTTCATGGGAGGTTCTTCCTATATTTAATCTTATGCAGAAAAAGGCTGATATTCCTGAAAGAGATATGTACAACACATTCAATATGGGTATCGGTATGATAGTAGCTGTTGATGCGGATAAGGCTGAAAAGGCTGTTAAGTGCCTTGAGGACGCAGGCGAAAAAGCTTATATTATCGGTGAACTTGTTGACGGCGAAAAAGGTGTGGAGATAGTCGGTAATAATGAGGTTATCTCGTAA
- a CDS encoding phosphoribosylaminoimidazolecarboxamide formyltransferase produces the protein MNEMQLKYGCNPNQKPSRVFMENGDLPFEVICGRPGYINLLDALNGWQLVKELKKATGLPAATSFKHVSPAGAAVGLPLSDTLKKIYFVDDVELTPLANAYARARGADRMSSFGDFIALSDVCDKATALLIKKEVSDGVIAPGYTDEALEILKAKKKGNYNIIKIDENYKPAEIERKQVFGVTFEQGRNELDINDELLGNIVTNNKELSDEAKRDLKIALITLKYTQSNSVCYVKDGQAIGIGAGQQSRIHCTRLAGNKADIWWLRQAPKVLGLQFVDGIKRADRDNAIDVYISDEYMDVLADGVWEKTFKVKPEVFTKEEQRAWLDKNTDVALGSDAFFPFGDNIERAKKSGVTVIAQPGGSIRDDNVIETCNKYNMCMSFTGIRLFHH, from the coding sequence ATGAATGAAATGCAATTAAAGTACGGCTGTAACCCTAATCAAAAGCCGTCAAGAGTGTTTATGGAGAATGGAGATTTACCGTTTGAAGTAATTTGCGGAAGACCTGGTTATATTAACCTTTTGGACGCGCTTAACGGCTGGCAGCTTGTAAAGGAATTGAAGAAAGCAACAGGACTTCCTGCCGCAACTTCTTTTAAACACGTTTCTCCTGCCGGTGCGGCTGTTGGACTTCCGTTGTCTGACACATTGAAGAAGATTTATTTCGTTGATGACGTTGAACTTACTCCGCTTGCCAACGCATATGCACGCGCAAGAGGTGCTGACAGAATGTCGTCATTCGGTGATTTTATCGCTCTTTCGGATGTGTGTGATAAGGCTACCGCACTTCTTATAAAGAAAGAAGTTTCAGACGGTGTTATTGCTCCGGGTTATACAGACGAGGCACTTGAAATTTTAAAAGCAAAGAAAAAAGGCAATTACAACATCATAAAGATTGATGAAAATTATAAGCCTGCCGAAATCGAAAGAAAGCAAGTTTTCGGTGTCACATTTGAGCAAGGCAGAAATGAACTGGATATTAATGACGAATTGCTTGGAAATATAGTAACGAATAACAAGGAACTTTCAGACGAGGCAAAGAGAGATCTAAAGATTGCGCTTATAACATTGAAGTATACACAGTCAAACAGTGTTTGCTACGTTAAGGACGGTCAGGCAATCGGTATCGGTGCAGGTCAGCAGTCAAGAATACATTGTACACGTCTTGCAGGCAATAAGGCTGATATATGGTGGCTGAGACAAGCACCGAAAGTGCTTGGTTTGCAGTTTGTTGACGGAATTAAGAGAGCCGACAGAGATAATGCGATTGACGTGTATATTTCAGATGAATATATGGATGTACTTGCAGACGGCGTATGGGAAAAGACATTTAAAGTAAAGCCGGAAGTGTTCACAAAGGAAGAACAAAGAGCATGGCTTGATAAGAATACAGATGTTGCACTTGGTTCAGACGCATTCTTCCCGTTCGGTGACAATATTGAAAGAGCCAAAAAGAGCGGTGTTACAGTAATTGCACAACCCGGTGGTTCAATTCGTGACGATAATGTTATTGAAACGTGCAACAAGTACAATATGTGTATGAGTTTCACAGGTATAAGATTGTTCCATCATTAA
- a CDS encoding deoxycytidylate deaminase: MKRQDYISWDEYFMGIALLSAQRSKDSHTQVGACIVNHENKILSLGYNGMPTGCCDDDMPWERNGENPVNTKYMYVCHAELNAILNRSSGSLEGAKLYVTLFPCNECAKAIIQSGIKEVVYMSDKYADEANTIASKKMFDMVGIKYRIYEKTGRKLTIEL, from the coding sequence ATGAAAAGACAAGATTATATATCGTGGGACGAATATTTTATGGGGATTGCGTTACTGTCGGCACAGAGGAGCAAGGACTCGCATACACAGGTTGGTGCGTGTATTGTAAACCATGAAAATAAAATATTGTCGCTTGGGTATAACGGTATGCCGACAGGGTGTTGCGATGACGATATGCCTTGGGAAAGAAACGGTGAAAATCCTGTAAATACGAAATATATGTACGTTTGCCATGCCGAACTTAATGCGATTTTAAACAGAAGTTCAGGCTCGCTTGAGGGCGCTAAGCTGTATGTAACGCTGTTCCCTTGCAACGAATGTGCGAAGGCGATTATTCAAAGCGGTATCAAGGAAGTTGTGTATATGTCCGACAAATATGCCGATGAGGCTAACACTATTGCGTCAAAGAAAATGTTTGACATGGTAGGTATTAAATACAGAATATATGAAAAAACGGGCAGAAAATTAACGATAGAATTATAA
- a CDS encoding iron-sulfur cluster assembly scaffold protein, producing MKYSAEVEHMCPLTKGAYHGPAPIPQEGKWTQAKEIKDISGLTHGVGWCAPQQGTCKLTLNVKEGIIQEALVETVGCSGMTHSAAMASEILVGKTILEALNTDLVCDAINTAMRELFLQIVYGRTQTAFSEDGLPIGAGLEDLGKGLRSQVGTTYATLEKGPRYLELAEGYITKIAVDDNNEIIGYKFVHLGKMMEMIAKGMDANEALEKASGQYGRVDDAAKLLDPRHE from the coding sequence ATGAAATATTCAGCAGAAGTAGAACATATGTGTCCTTTGACAAAAGGAGCATATCACGGTCCTGCTCCAATCCCTCAAGAGGGTAAATGGACACAGGCAAAGGAAATTAAAGATATTTCCGGTCTTACACACGGTGTTGGTTGGTGTGCACCTCAACAGGGTACTTGTAAACTTACACTAAACGTAAAAGAAGGTATTATCCAAGAGGCATTGGTAGAAACAGTAGGATGTTCGGGTATGACACACTCAGCTGCTATGGCATCAGAAATTCTTGTAGGCAAGACAATTCTTGAGGCTCTTAATACAGACCTTGTCTGTGATGCTATCAATACAGCTATGAGAGAGCTTTTCTTGCAGATTGTTTACGGTCGTACACAAACAGCTTTTTCAGAGGACGGTCTTCCAATCGGTGCAGGCCTTGAGGACCTTGGTAAGGGACTTAGATCACAGGTTGGTACAACTTATGCAACACTTGAAAAGGGCCCAAGATACCTTGAACTTGCAGAAGGTTACATAACAAAGATTGCAGTTGATGATAACAACGAAATTATCGGTTATAAGTTTGTTCATCTTGGTAAGATGATGGAAATGATAGCTAAGGGTATGGACGCTAACGAAGCTTTGGAAAAGGCAAGCGGACAATACGGAAGAGTTGACGATGCTGCAAAACTTCTTGACCCAAGACACGAATAA
- a CDS encoding GGGtGRT protein — MALFESYERRIDQINAELKKHGISSIEEAKKVCDDAGVDAYNITKSIQPICFENACWAYTVGAAIAIKDGVKTAAEAAEKIGLGLQSFCIPGSVADDRKVGIGHGNLGAMLLREETKCFAFLAGHESFAAAEGAIGLARSANKARKEDLRVILNGLGKDAAQIISRINGFTYVQTKFDYYTGKLEIVKETAYSKGERANVRCYGADDVREGVAIMHHEGVDVSITGNSTNPTRFQHPVAGTYKKECIEQGKKYFSVASGGGTGRTLHPDNMAAGPASYGMTDTMGRMHSDAQFAGSSSVPAHVEMMGLIGMGNNPMVGATVAVAVAVEEAAKAGKF; from the coding sequence ATGGCTTTATTTGAGAGTTATGAAAGAAGAATAGATCAAATCAATGCTGAGCTTAAAAAGCATGGCATTTCATCAATAGAAGAAGCAAAGAAAGTCTGTGATGACGCCGGTGTTGACGCATACAACATCACAAAGAGCATTCAGCCAATCTGCTTTGAAAACGCTTGTTGGGCTTACACAGTAGGTGCGGCTATCGCAATTAAAGACGGTGTTAAGACAGCTGCAGAGGCTGCTGAGAAAATCGGTCTTGGCTTGCAGTCATTCTGTATTCCTGGTTCTGTTGCCGATGACAGAAAGGTTGGTATCGGACACGGTAATCTTGGCGCAATGCTACTAAGAGAAGAAACAAAATGTTTCGCATTCCTTGCAGGTCACGAATCATTCGCAGCTGCTGAAGGTGCTATCGGTCTTGCAAGAAGCGCAAACAAGGCTCGTAAGGAAGACCTAAGAGTTATCCTTAACGGTCTTGGTAAGGACGCCGCTCAAATCATCTCAAGAATTAACGGCTTTACTTATGTACAGACTAAGTTTGATTACTATACAGGTAAGCTTGAAATCGTTAAGGAAACAGCTTACTCAAAGGGCGAAAGAGCAAACGTTCGCTGCTACGGCGCAGACGATGTTCGTGAAGGTGTTGCTATAATGCACCACGAGGGTGTTGACGTTTCTATCACAGGTAACTCAACTAACCCAACAAGATTCCAACACCCTGTTGCAGGTACATATAAGAAAGAATGTATCGAACAAGGTAAGAAGTATTTCTCAGTTGCATCAGGCGGCGGTACAGGTCGTACACTTCACCCTGATAATATGGCTGCAGGTCCTGCTTCATACGGTATGACAGATACAATGGGTCGTATGCACTCAGACGCTCAATTCGCAGGTTCATCTTCAGTTCCTGCTCACGTTGAAATGATGGGTCTTATCGGTATGGGTAACAACCCTATGGTTGGCGCAACAGTTGCTGTTGCCGTTGCCGTAGAGGAAGCTGCAAAGGCCGGTAAGTTCTAA
- the purD gene encoding phosphoribosylamine--glycine ligase, translated as MKILVVGGGGREHAIVWKIAQSPKVDKIYCAPGNGGIAELAECVDIAATDIENMVKFAKDNAIDLVMVAPDDPLVLGMVDAMEKEGIRAFGPRANAAIIEGSKAFSKELMKKYNIPTANYEVFTDSTSAIDYIKAQNTFPTVIKADGLALGKGVIIAQNLEEAEQAVHEMIDDGKFGKSGSRVVIEEFLTGPEVSVLAFTDGKTVKPMVSAQDHKRVYDNDKGLNTGGMGTFSPSRLYDDAKAEECMKNIFVPTIKAMSSEGRPFKGVLYFGLMMTANGVKVIEYNCRFGDPETQVVLPRLKTDLVEIMEAVIDERLDEINIEWEDNAAVCVVMASGGYPVSYKKGYEISGLDNVGDLTVFHAGTAVKDGKIVTNGGRVLGVTAVGKDLDEAIKNAYAGVAKISWTDEFHRSDIGIKKY; from the coding sequence ATGAAAATATTAGTAGTAGGCGGCGGCGGACGTGAGCATGCTATTGTTTGGAAAATAGCACAGTCGCCAAAGGTAGATAAAATTTATTGTGCACCGGGTAACGGCGGTATTGCGGAACTTGCGGAGTGTGTTGACATTGCCGCAACGGATATTGAAAATATGGTTAAGTTTGCAAAGGACAATGCGATTGATCTTGTTATGGTTGCACCTGACGATCCGCTTGTACTTGGTATGGTTGACGCAATGGAAAAAGAGGGTATTCGTGCATTCGGACCTCGTGCAAATGCCGCTATAATAGAGGGAAGTAAGGCTTTTTCAAAGGAACTTATGAAGAAGTACAATATTCCTACCGCAAATTATGAAGTGTTTACAGACAGTACGTCTGCGATTGATTATATCAAAGCGCAAAACACGTTTCCGACAGTTATAAAAGCCGACGGACTTGCACTTGGCAAGGGTGTTATCATAGCACAAAACCTTGAGGAGGCTGAGCAAGCCGTTCACGAAATGATTGACGACGGAAAGTTCGGAAAGAGCGGAAGTCGTGTAGTAATCGAAGAATTTTTGACAGGTCCTGAAGTCAGTGTACTTGCATTTACCGACGGTAAGACTGTTAAACCTATGGTATCGGCACAAGACCACAAGAGAGTATATGATAATGACAAAGGTCTTAATACAGGCGGTATGGGTACATTCTCACCGAGTCGTTTGTATGATGACGCAAAAGCGGAAGAATGTATGAAAAATATTTTCGTTCCGACTATTAAGGCTATGAGCAGTGAAGGCAGACCTTTCAAGGGCGTGCTTTATTTCGGCCTTATGATGACTGCGAACGGTGTTAAGGTTATTGAATATAACTGCCGTTTCGGTGACCCTGAAACACAAGTTGTTTTGCCGAGATTGAAAACTGACCTTGTTGAAATTATGGAGGCTGTTATTGATGAACGCCTTGATGAAATCAACATTGAATGGGAAGATAATGCGGCTGTATGCGTTGTTATGGCGTCGGGCGGTTACCCTGTAAGCTATAAAAAAGGCTATGAAATCAGCGGTCTTGATAACGTAGGCGATTTGACTGTGTTCCACGCAGGAACAGCTGTAAAGGACGGTAAAATCGTTACTAATGGAGGACGTGTTCTTGGTGTTACGGCTGTCGGCAAAGACCTTGACGAGGCTATTAAGAATGCTTATGCAGGTGTTGCAAAAATTTCTTGGACAGATGAATTCCATAGAAGTGATATAGGTATAAAGAAATATTAA
- the purN gene encoding phosphoribosylglycinamide formyltransferase, producing the protein MKRIGVLISGGGTNLQALIDKQGTVLKSGKIVCVCSNNSKAYGLERAKNAGIATKVIRKNADCGGDNDEFNRQICAYMKEMDVDVIVLAGFLAILGGDLLKEYANKIVNIHPSLIPSFCGDGFYGLKVHQAALDYGVKVTGATAHLVNEITDGGRILLQKAVYIEDGDTPEILQKRVMEQAEWIILPQAVELVCADMV; encoded by the coding sequence ATGAAAAGAATAGGTGTTCTTATTTCGGGCGGCGGCACGAATTTACAGGCTTTGATTGATAAACAGGGTACTGTTTTGAAAAGCGGTAAGATTGTGTGTGTATGCTCAAATAACAGTAAGGCGTACGGTCTTGAACGTGCAAAAAATGCAGGTATTGCGACTAAAGTAATCCGCAAAAATGCCGATTGCGGCGGTGATAACGACGAATTTAACCGACAAATTTGTGCGTATATGAAAGAAATGGACGTTGATGTGATTGTCCTTGCAGGATTTTTGGCGATTTTGGGCGGTGACTTGCTTAAAGAATACGCAAATAAAATTGTCAATATCCACCCGTCACTTATACCGTCATTTTGCGGTGACGGCTTTTACGGATTGAAAGTACATCAGGCGGCACTTGATTACGGCGTTAAAGTGACCGGCGCAACGGCACATCTCGTAAATGAAATCACAGACGGCGGTAGAATTTTATTACAAAAAGCGGTTTATATTGAGGATGGCGATACGCCTGAAATTTTGCAAAAACGTGTTATGGAACAGGCAGAATGGATTATTTTACCTCAAGCCGTTGAATTGGTTTGTGCCGATATGGTGTGA
- the purE gene encoding 5-(carboxyamino)imidazole ribonucleotide mutase, which yields MTPKVALIMGSDSDFEKLKSCVAKLKEFKIEVDVNVISAHRTPDKAAEFAKNAEKNGIEVIICAAGMAAHLGGVIAAHTTVPVIGIPIKSTLEGMDALLATVQMPPGIPVATVGIDNGTNAAILAAQMLAIKYDYLKDALKDAKVKMVEGVEKKDEKIKKAVAEM from the coding sequence ATGACTCCTAAAGTAGCATTAATAATGGGAAGTGACTCTGATTTTGAAAAATTAAAGAGTTGCGTTGCAAAGCTTAAAGAATTTAAAATTGAGGTAGATGTGAATGTAATTTCTGCACACAGAACACCTGACAAAGCGGCAGAATTTGCCAAGAATGCCGAGAAAAACGGTATTGAGGTTATAATTTGTGCGGCAGGTATGGCGGCACATCTCGGTGGAGTTATAGCGGCTCACACAACAGTACCTGTTATAGGTATTCCGATTAAGTCAACACTTGAGGGTATGGACGCACTTTTGGCAACAGTCCAAATGCCTCCGGGTATCCCTGTTGCGACGGTCGGTATAGATAACGGCACGAATGCGGCGATTTTGGCTGCACAAATGCTTGCTATTAAATATGATTATTTGAAAGACGCTCTAAAAGACGCAAAAGTTAAAATGGTTGAGGGCGTCGAGAAAAAAGACGAAAAAATTAAAAAAGCAGTTGCAGAAATGTAA
- a CDS encoding IMP cyclohydrolase, with translation MKKIDIYEELKSNDYPGRGIVIGKSADCKSAVTAYFIMGRSVNSRNRVFIEDGDGIRTQAFDPSKLEDPHLIIYAPVRVLGDKTIVTNGDQTDTIYEHMENGQTFEQSLRTREFEDDDPNFTPRISGIIEPNNGGFDYSMSILKSADGNPQSCQRYTFSYNNPLDGEGHFIHTYMGDGSPLPSFEGEPKKVAIPNDIDEFTDGLWNSLNADNKVSLFVRFIDIATGETKTKIVNKNK, from the coding sequence ATGAAAAAAATTGATATATATGAAGAACTAAAAAGCAACGACTATCCGGGTCGTGGTATTGTAATCGGAAAAAGTGCTGACTGTAAAAGTGCCGTTACGGCATATTTTATAATGGGCAGAAGTGTAAACAGCCGTAACCGTGTATTTATTGAGGACGGCGACGGTATTCGTACACAAGCGTTTGACCCGTCAAAGCTTGAAGACCCGCATCTTATCATATATGCACCTGTTCGCGTGCTTGGTGACAAGACTATCGTCACAAACGGTGACCAAACAGATACGATTTACGAACATATGGAAAACGGTCAGACATTTGAACAGTCATTAAGAACTCGTGAATTTGAGGACGATGACCCTAACTTTACACCGAGAATATCGGGTATTATTGAACCTAACAATGGCGGATTTGATTATTCAATGTCAATCCTAAAGAGTGCTGACGGCAATCCGCAGTCTTGTCAAAGATATACTTTTTCGTATAACAATCCGCTTGACGGCGAGGGACACTTTATCCATACATATATGGGTGACGGCAGTCCGCTTCCGTCTTTTGAGGGCGAGCCTAAAAAGGTTGCAATTCCAAACGATATTGATGAATTCACAGACGGTCTTTGGAATTCGCTTAATGCGGATAATAAAGTTTCGTTGTTCGTAAGATTTATCGACATTGCAACAGGCGAAACAAAAACAAAGATTGTAAACAAAAACAAATAA
- a CDS encoding S-layer homology domain-containing protein, which yields MLKKAITIILALAMMSGTSVFASNETEESNNATQIEQNSEVTAFESDISRAVSLGIINNENYNFNDDITREQFCNFVYNWVNPIKELPIFKYERAPFDDTNGNDKITVLYSAKIVSGKGDYIFSPNDKLTREEAATILCRAANYLDIELPLVKVDMSYADNSEISSWAVSSVYSLKTLNILNNTDENFNPKANITISQAVSALVRLS from the coding sequence ATGTTAAAAAAAGCAATAACAATTATTCTTGCATTGGCGATGATGTCAGGTACATCTGTATTTGCAAGCAATGAAACAGAAGAAAGCAACAACGCAACTCAAATTGAGCAAAACAGTGAAGTCACCGCATTTGAAAGCGACATATCAAGAGCGGTATCACTTGGCATTATCAACAACGAAAACTACAACTTTAACGATGATATTACACGTGAACAATTCTGTAATTTTGTATACAACTGGGTAAACCCGATAAAAGAATTGCCCATATTCAAATATGAACGTGCTCCATTTGATGACACAAACGGCAATGACAAAATTACCGTATTATATTCCGCTAAAATAGTATCGGGTAAGGGCGATTATATCTTCTCACCAAACGACAAACTCACGCGTGAAGAAGCCGCAACAATTCTTTGCCGTGCCGCAAACTACTTAGACATTGAACTTCCGCTTGTCAAGGTAGATATGTCATACGCCGACAATAGCGAAATATCATCATGGGCAGTGTCTTCTGTGTACAGTTTAAAAACATTGAATATCTTAAACAACACTGACGAAAATTTTAATCCAAAAGCAAACATAACAATCAGCCAAGCTGTTTCCGCATTGGTCAGATTATCTTAG